In Solanum lycopersicum chromosome 5, SLM_r2.1, the following are encoded in one genomic region:
- the LOC101257564 gene encoding chaperone protein dnaJ 20, chloroplastic produces the protein MCCNSNGVIPTSEPRLPLFSTHPPTISPNPRLFFLNNPSNHGVLRTKFVSYKAKSNLNDVVSYTDTGKSFYDLLGIPENGSLLEIKQAYKQLVRKYHPDVSPPDRVEEYTQRFIRVQEAYETLSDPGMRALYDIDMAKGLHFGFSARSHEAMEERGEWKNRWQSQLSELKRRRTYKESSNSMSWGARMRKQRDDDA, from the exons atgTGTTGCAACTCCAATGGCGTAATCCCTACAAGCGAACCTCGCTTGCCCCTTTTCTCCACCCACCCACCAACAATTTCTCCAAATCCTCGTCTATTTTTCCTTAACAATCCTTCGAATCATGGAGTTTTGAGGACAAAATTCGTTTCATACAAAGCTAAATCGAACCTAAACGATGTCGTTTCTTATACCGACACCGGTAAGAGCTTTTACGATCTTCTGGGTATACCGGAAAATGGATCTTTGTTGGAAATCAAGCAAGCGTACAAGCAATTAGTAAGGAAGTATCACCCGGATGTTTCACCTCCAGATCGGGTTGAAGAGTATACACAGAGGTTTATTAGGGTTCAGGAAGCTTATGAAACGTTATCAGATCCTGGAATGAGAGCTTTGTATGATATAGATATGGCTAAAGGACTTCACTTTGGTTTCTCTGCTCGTTCACATGAG GCgatggaggagagaggtgagtgGAAAAACCGTTGGCAGTCTCAGCTATCAGAGCTCAAGAGACGAAGAACATACAAGGAATCCAGTAACAGTATGTCTTGGGGAGCACGGATGCGCAAGCAAAGGGATGATGATGCATAA
- the LOC101256675 gene encoding uncharacterized protein, which yields MSRCFPFPPPGYEKKLRPEEGDILKEEKRKEKKHKKEKKDKEKREGKEKRDRDRSDGKHREKKEKKDKHRDKKDKHKDKKKDKDRDKDKEKSSISEEGRVAVPPGASSGGKLHERDEHKDRQISSEKGRDEHKERHISSEKAKLPNQFHVQRGEKPFKTSISVVEAEDPKFAQELDRRIRDEEKGAQSQLAERSPVEWRRDEKSDRVGIKVFGNLVDREKNKEERGSNNNKMDAETFRGEHRIGANATPPSFSTMAKNNFEGFPRPVEQNVGNREETPKPKERRDDKPREKNKDKEREKHSHGKQKDKEKEKKKEEKSKDKNEHKRSRKDKSKDNNKNDFVVLSNNKPPLVSKENIAGTATEGIVKKRKNVETNGFLHESEVRPAKLLRPSSSQQPTQNGKKLDTHPKADIFSSIIQGVASDTIVENKEHKINGSIEGQPMFSIKATASSMIPGADQIAEICKKPLFSVKAKDSSVIPGADLIAEASKKPFFSVKAKDSSVIPGAVPIAEASKMPLYSVKAKDSSVIPGADLTAEASKRPLFSVKAKDSSVIPGADLTAEASKKPLSSVKAKVSSLIPGADQNAEASKRPPHPDSKYLSQILSVPVMDDWSGYDDQEWLSRSKRTLPKSTEMSLDEVNKEHCVWSEALQIDSADVCALPYVIPY from the exons ATGTCGCGCTGTTTTCCTTTTCCACCACCAGGATATGAAAAGAAGCTTAGACCAGAGGAAGGAGACATATTAAAAGAG GagaaaagaaaggagaaaaaacataaaaaggaaaagaaggacAAGGAGAAGAGAGAAGGTAAAGAAAAAAGGGACAGAGACAGAAGTGATGGGAAACAcagagaaaagaaagagaaaaaggatAAGCACAGGGACAAGAAGGATAAACACAAGGACAAAAAGAAGGACAAGGACAGGGATAAGGATAAAGAGAAAAGCAGCATCTCTGAGGAGGGAAGAGTTGCCGTTCCACCTGGGGCTTCTAGTGGGGGGAAACTTCATGAGAGAGATGAACATAAAGATAGGCAGATCAGCTCAGAGAAAGGGAGAGATGAACATAAAGAAAGACACATTAGCTCAGAGAAAGCCAAACTCCCAAATCAGTTTCATGTCCAGCGCGGAGAGAAGCCCTTTAAGACCAGCATATCTGTTGTTGAGGCAGAGGACCCAAAATTTGCGCAGGAGTTGGATAGGAGGATCAGAGATGAAGAGAAAGGTGCACAAAGTCAGTTGGCAGAGAGATCTCCAGTTGAGTGGAGAAGAGATGAAAAGTCAGACAGAGTGGGCATCAAAGTTTTTGGAAATTTGGTTGACAGGGAAAAGAATAAGGAGGAGAGAGGATCTAATAACAATAAGATGGACGCGGAAACATTCAGGGGTGAACATAGAATTGGAGCTAATGCAACACCTCCCAGTTTTTCTACAATGGCAAAGAACAATTTTGAAGGATTTCCCCGACCAGTGGAACAAAATGTTGGGAACAGAGAGGAAACACCGAAACCTAAGGAAAGACGTGACGACAAGCCAAGAGAAAAAAACAAggataaagaaagggaaaagCACAGTCATGGAAAGCAAAAAGAcaaggaaaaagagaagaaaaaggaagagaagTCGAAGGATAAAAATGAACACAAGAGAAGCCGGAAGGATAAATCAAAAGACAACAATAAGAATGATTTTGTTGTTCTTAGTAACAATAAGCCTCCACTGGTGTCCAAAGAAAATATTGCTGGTACGGCCACCGAGGGAATTgtcaaaaagagaaagaatgtTGAAACTAATGGTTTCCTGCATG AGAGTGAAGTCAGGCCTGCTAAATTGCTGCGGCCCTCATCCTCTCAGCAGCCAACACAGAATGGAAAGAAATTGGACACTCACCCAAAAGCAGACATATTTTCTTCTATTATACAGGGAGTTGCTTCTGATACAATAGTGGAAAACAAGGAGCACAAGATAAATGGTAGTATAGAAGGTCAGCCCATGTTCAGTATTAAGGCAACGGCTTCATCCATGATTCCTGGTGCTGATCAGATTGCTGAAATATGTAAAAAACCATTATTCAGTGTTAAGGCAAAGGATTCTTCCGTGATTCCTGGTGctgatctgattgctgaagcATCAAAAAAACCATTTTTCAGTGTCAAGGCAAAGGATTCTTCCGTGATTCCTGGTGCTGTGCCGATTGCTGAAGCATCTAAAATGCCATTATACAGTGTTAAGGCAAAGGATTCTTCCGTGATTCCTGGTGCTGATCTGACTGCTGAAGCATCTAAAAGACCATTGTTCAGTGTTAAGGCAAAGGATTCTTCCGTGATTCCTGGTGCTGATCTGACTGCTGAAGCATCTAAAAAACCATTGTCCAGTGTTAAGGCAAAGGTTTCTTCTTTGATTCCTGGTGCTGACCAGAATGCAGAAGCATCTAAAAGACCTCCTCATCCCGATTCCAAGTATTTAAGCCAGATACTCTCAGTTCCTGTGATGGATGATTGGTCTGGATATGATGACCAGGAATGGTTGTCCAGAAGCAAAAGAACTCTGCCCAAGAGTACCGAAATGAGTCTAGATGAAGTCAATAAGGAACATTGTGTATGGTCTGAAGCTTTGCAAATAGACTCCGCTGATGTTTGTGCTCTGCCATATGTTATACCTTATTGA
- the LOC101257264 gene encoding glycine-rich RNA-binding protein 4, mitochondrial: protein MAFCNKLGGLLRQSISTGNAVSANSPTPAMLNAIRCMSSKLFVGGLSWGTDDQSLKEAFTSFGDVVDAKVIIDRDSGRSRGFGFVNFSDEDCAKEAMNAMDGQQLHGRNIRVNLAQERAPRSGGYGGGYGGGGGGGGYGGGGGGGGYGGGYGGQARDNDAF from the exons ATGGCTTTCTGCAACAAACTCGGTGGTCTGTTGAGGCAGAGCATTTCCACGGGAAATGCAGTAAGTGCAAATTCACCAACTCCAGCGATGCTTAATGCCATCCGGTGCATGTCATCAAAACTTTTTGTTGGTG GTCTTTCATGGGGAACAGATGATCAGTCACTGAAAGAGGCCTTTACTAGCTTTGGTGATGTTGTTGATG CAAAGGTAATCATTGACAGAGATTCTGGCAGATCAAGGGGATTCGGATTTGTGAACTTCTCAGATGAAGATTGTGCAAAAGAAGCTATGAACGCAATGGACGGTCAG CAACTGCATGGAAGGAATATCCGTGTTAATTTAGCCCAAGAGCGTGCCCCTAGAAGTGGTGGATATGGGGGTGGatatggtggtggtggtggcgGCGGTGGatatggtggtggtggtggcgGCGGTGGATATGGTGGGGGCTATGGTGGTCAAGCTAGAGATAACGATGCCTTCTAA